Proteins encoded in a region of the Novibacillus thermophilus genome:
- a CDS encoding sigma-70 family RNA polymerase sigma factor: protein MGLVRKVAAGYRHYIDHQLDFEDLVSEGVFGLIEAIEKFDEARGVHFSTYAYWWIQQRIARAIINTGTTVRIPVHMVETVLKVKQAEHRYISKHGKVNATAICRQLDIPLAVYKQAKRVEQQFFNMTSLDHRPSDREDRDAEAFVSGETHFVAGGFSSHFVDPALLAERRDRQRQLYRAIARCLNPRERNVVIGRFGLCGDRPKTLEEIGDTYGVTPSRIRQIEKNALKKLRKALSCTENGYDKMCI, encoded by the coding sequence ATGGGGCTCGTGCGCAAGGTTGCAGCTGGATACAGACATTATATCGACCATCAGTTAGACTTTGAAGACTTGGTCTCTGAAGGAGTTTTCGGATTGATAGAGGCAATAGAGAAGTTTGATGAGGCGAGGGGAGTTCATTTTTCGACGTACGCCTATTGGTGGATTCAGCAGCGGATTGCAAGAGCCATCATCAATACCGGCACAACGGTCCGCATACCGGTCCACATGGTGGAAACCGTGTTGAAGGTCAAACAAGCCGAGCACCGCTATATCTCTAAACACGGAAAGGTCAACGCGACAGCGATTTGCCGACAGCTGGACATCCCGTTAGCGGTTTACAAACAGGCCAAAAGGGTAGAACAGCAGTTTTTCAACATGACATCCCTCGATCACCGCCCTTCTGATCGAGAAGATCGGGACGCTGAAGCCTTCGTGTCAGGCGAAACCCATTTTGTCGCTGGTGGTTTTTCGAGCCATTTTGTCGATCCTGCATTACTGGCAGAACGGCGAGACAGGCAAAGACAATTGTATCGAGCAATAGCCCGTTGTTTAAACCCCCGTGAGCGGAATGTGGTAATCGGTCGGTTTGGCCTGTGCGGCGATCGGCCTAAGACACTTGAGGAAATTGGCGATACCTACGGTGTTACGCCGTCACGCATTCGCCAAATTGAGAAAAACGCCCTCAAGAAATTACGAAAGGCGTTAAGCTGTACTGAAAACGGCTATGACAAGATGTGCATATAA
- a CDS encoding glycerophosphodiester phosphodiesterase: protein MKILAHRGSSGTHPENTMPAFEEAYRAGADGIELDVQMTKDGALVIVHDAKVDRTSNGTGWVKDFTLDEIKELDFGGWFSEEFSGLRIPTLEEVLDWISGTSLELNIELKNGAVRHAGLEDGVVRLVRQYRMEERVILSSFNHYSLVDVHRNYSDVETAILFMEGLYEPWHYARSIGANGLHCYLPVAVPEFLQGAQQNGMPVRPFTVNKAAHIRRFKDAGCAGIFTDFPERAVKIRDESSVG from the coding sequence ATGAAAATATTAGCTCACCGAGGTTCTTCCGGAACGCATCCGGAGAATACGATGCCGGCTTTTGAAGAGGCGTACCGCGCAGGAGCAGACGGTATCGAGCTGGACGTTCAGATGACGAAAGATGGTGCCCTCGTCATTGTGCACGATGCGAAGGTTGACCGGACGAGCAACGGAACAGGATGGGTGAAAGACTTCACTTTGGATGAAATTAAGGAGTTAGACTTTGGCGGATGGTTTTCAGAGGAGTTCTCCGGGCTCCGCATCCCGACTTTAGAAGAAGTGCTGGACTGGATTTCCGGGACTTCACTGGAGCTGAACATTGAGTTAAAGAACGGGGCCGTGCGCCACGCCGGACTAGAGGATGGCGTGGTGCGACTAGTACGGCAATACCGGATGGAAGAGCGGGTGATCCTCTCCTCTTTCAACCATTACAGCTTGGTCGATGTCCACCGCAACTACTCGGATGTGGAGACGGCCATTTTATTTATGGAAGGCTTGTATGAGCCGTGGCACTACGCTCGGTCGATCGGCGCGAACGGGCTGCACTGCTACTTGCCGGTGGCGGTCCCGGAATTTTTGCAGGGGGCGCAGCAGAATGGCATGCCGGTTCGCCCTTTCACCGTCAACAAGGCGGCACATATTCGCCGTTTCAAGGACGCTGGTTGCGCGGGCATTTTTACCGATTTTCCGGAAAGGGCGGTCAAGATTCGGGACGAATCGTCAGTTGGCTAA
- a CDS encoding glycosyltransferase family 2 protein has protein sequence MSADLVFSLLLVVRNEMGYIRRVLESILHQDFPQQQYEIIVVDGYSTDRTPAIVQTYQTRYPGRIQYIKNPQQTLPSGWNIGIRHAKGDYVIRVDGHSDIPFDFLSKTYEVIQRVPEADCVGGVIQTEGEGFWGEVNAYVYSHPFGVGNSKFRITKNRWEGYVDTVPYGAYRRELFQEIGLFDESLKRNEDLEMHARIRNNGGRFFLSTEIRSTYFVRNTLGALLKKSFGDGKWTMVASRRGTGVLRWRHKMPLLAFLTGCLLLAGSFFSRVSVAILLALVLAYACLLTVSSAGLAMKKGARYFVPCMLAFFLLHFSRGIGSAVSLVSKDYWRKKRVYETEYKRVPDITS, from the coding sequence ATGAGTGCCGATTTAGTGTTCTCGTTACTGTTAGTGGTGCGTAACGAGATGGGTTATATACGGCGGGTGTTGGAAAGCATCTTGCATCAAGACTTTCCCCAACAGCAGTATGAAATAATCGTCGTCGATGGGTACTCGACGGACAGGACGCCCGCCATTGTCCAAACGTATCAAACGCGCTATCCAGGACGGATTCAATACATCAAAAATCCGCAACAGACGTTGCCGTCGGGATGGAACATTGGGATAAGGCACGCCAAGGGAGATTATGTCATCCGCGTGGACGGGCACAGTGACATTCCCTTCGATTTCCTCTCAAAGACGTATGAGGTCATTCAGCGCGTGCCAGAAGCCGACTGTGTCGGCGGAGTCATTCAAACCGAGGGTGAGGGATTCTGGGGTGAAGTGAATGCGTACGTGTACTCTCACCCGTTCGGTGTGGGCAACTCCAAATTCCGCATTACGAAGAACCGGTGGGAGGGGTATGTGGACACTGTCCCTTACGGCGCATACCGACGGGAACTCTTTCAAGAAATCGGCCTTTTTGACGAAAGTCTGAAGCGGAATGAAGATCTCGAGATGCACGCGCGCATCCGCAACAACGGCGGGCGGTTCTTTCTCTCGACAGAGATTCGCTCCACTTACTTCGTCCGCAACACACTTGGCGCCCTCTTAAAAAAATCATTCGGCGACGGCAAGTGGACGATGGTCGCATCGAGGCGGGGAACAGGGGTTTTGCGCTGGCGGCACAAAATGCCGCTTTTGGCTTTCCTCACCGGCTGCTTGCTTCTGGCTGGATCGTTTTTCAGTCGGGTGAGTGTCGCCATCTTGCTGGCCCTAGTTTTAGCCTACGCTTGCCTCCTCACCGTCTCGTCGGCAGGGCTGGCCATGAAAAAAGGGGCGCGTTATTTTGTTCCGTGTATGCTCGCGTTCTTCCTGCTCCACTTCAGCCGTGGCATCGGTTCGGCTGTCAGTTTGGTGAGCAAGGATTACTGGAGGAAAAAAAGGGTTTATGAAACAGAGTACAAACGCGTACCCGACATTACCTCTTGA
- a CDS encoding VanZ family protein, which produces MVVFFYPSGLGSVHRRKPFSSDTTHLRRLPPDGQLAANELATRIKEKKGWDMEMLTNFERKLDEWIEQKKVEGLEIGDKKECRRKGTKPTLMKTLVTGLLTIGRWILRLSPFAYMGVIWHLSSQPSDAVVQLGPYDSVIKESLHLVEFAILYALSILAFLTFGPLSHRRNCIAVVLAIAYGGVDELHQFFVPSRSADIVDVLKDVIGVCVVSFIVYRSYFGNNRRSNVNRILRAVTRTFAPSKQHHSPSGHTFHKR; this is translated from the coding sequence ATGGTGGTGTTCTTTTATCCATCGGGACTGGGATCAGTCCATCGACGCAAGCCGTTTAGTTCAGATACAACCCATCTTAGGCGTTTACCACCGGATGGCCAACTGGCAGCAAATGAGCTTGCGACAAGGATCAAAGAAAAGAAAGGATGGGACATGGAAATGCTCACGAACTTTGAACGGAAACTGGACGAGTGGATCGAACAGAAAAAGGTCGAAGGTTTGGAGATAGGGGATAAAAAAGAATGCAGAAGAAAGGGAACAAAGCCAACACTCATGAAGACGCTAGTGACAGGGCTTCTCACAATTGGTCGTTGGATTCTCCGTTTGTCGCCTTTCGCCTACATGGGAGTGATCTGGCATCTTTCCAGTCAACCGAGTGATGCCGTCGTCCAACTGGGACCGTACGACAGCGTGATCAAAGAAAGCCTGCATTTGGTGGAGTTTGCCATCCTATACGCATTATCGATACTGGCTTTCTTGACATTCGGTCCTTTAAGCCACCGGCGGAACTGCATCGCCGTTGTGTTGGCCATCGCGTACGGGGGAGTGGACGAATTACACCAGTTCTTCGTTCCGTCGCGCTCTGCGGACATCGTGGATGTGTTAAAGGACGTCATCGGCGTCTGCGTTGTCTCGTTCATCGTCTATCGCTCCTATTTTGGCAACAACCGCCGCTCTAACGTCAACCGCATTTTGCGCGCTGTCACCCGCACCTTCGCGCCTTCAAAACAGCACCATTCACCGAGTGGTCACACGTTTCATAAGAGATAG
- a CDS encoding polysaccharide pyruvyl transferase family protein: MKRVFIVGAIGFGKMSDECMMHQVMVNVRQDHPGAHVGVLSDQPGQTAKLGVEAVPRHDVKAMWEAVEDSDTVVWLWSEHVTDWRTFGLELLLIRLAKWRNKHLVVYRPAASPQPAGWLAGPARRVCSKSDETYVYGLTDDVHPHPLVAVRPSRRDGLRLLQEEGIYTSQRPVAWCIDHKTVSQRTRDVASLADELVEEGTHLVFLPVDHFADMEAANHVLDHMRRAVPVVRKMYPPQQWIDILADMHAVVTTYDAVQALCSGLHVPCVRLNEEMTVNDIDRLRQGVNE; the protein is encoded by the coding sequence ATGAAGCGTGTGTTCATAGTCGGCGCGATCGGCTTTGGGAAAATGAGCGATGAGTGTATGATGCACCAAGTGATGGTCAACGTGCGTCAAGACCATCCTGGCGCACATGTCGGGGTTTTAAGTGATCAACCGGGTCAAACCGCCAAACTGGGAGTGGAGGCTGTTCCCCGTCACGACGTGAAAGCGATGTGGGAAGCTGTAGAGGACAGTGACACGGTCGTCTGGCTGTGGTCCGAACACGTGACGGACTGGCGGACTTTCGGCCTAGAGCTCTTACTCATTCGTTTGGCGAAATGGCGGAATAAGCACTTAGTCGTCTACCGTCCTGCAGCAAGCCCACAGCCCGCCGGCTGGCTGGCCGGTCCCGCGAGACGTGTGTGCTCAAAGAGTGATGAGACCTATGTGTACGGCTTGACCGATGACGTTCATCCCCATCCACTTGTCGCCGTGCGTCCCTCGCGCAGAGACGGATTGCGCCTCCTTCAGGAGGAAGGGATTTATACGTCACAACGACCCGTTGCCTGGTGTATCGATCATAAAACCGTGTCACAGCGGACGAGAGATGTGGCGTCATTGGCCGACGAACTGGTGGAGGAAGGGACCCATTTGGTGTTTTTGCCGGTCGATCACTTTGCCGACATGGAGGCAGCGAATCACGTGCTGGACCACATGCGACGCGCTGTTCCCGTCGTGCGAAAAATGTATCCACCTCAGCAGTGGATCGATATTTTGGCGGACATGCACGCCGTGGTGACGACATACGATGCTGTACAGGCGCTGTGCAGCGGATTGCACGTCCCGTGCGTCAGGTTGAACGAAGAGATGACGGTAAACGATATCGATCGGCTAAGACAGGGAGTAAATGAATAG
- a CDS encoding LCP family protein — protein MGDSLSRSSKKKTKRRWVWLTLTAVFICIFIYGGLYAYDIYHSVKSTYKPIPERPKSEKREETVSIQEQDPVSFLLLGVDKRANDPGRSDTMMVATLNPAKQSMILFNIPRDTYVDIVGKGIKDKINHAYAYGGVEMAIHTVENFLDIPIDYYAEINMQGFREAIDALGGVAVNVPFTFEFGGILFEEGPMFMDGETAMKYVQMRKLDPRGDFGRNERQQQVIKAILKQSLSVKNFNKVDNVIETVGNHLKTSVAPSDYMSLQEIYRNLDTNQIESFQIEGQGQMIDGIYYYIVDDAERERVSQRLKEHLDLQSEYTQT, from the coding sequence ATGGGTGATTCATTATCCAGGTCTTCTAAAAAGAAGACAAAACGTCGCTGGGTGTGGCTCACGCTCACGGCGGTCTTTATATGTATCTTCATTTACGGCGGTCTGTACGCTTACGATATCTACCATTCGGTAAAATCGACGTACAAACCGATCCCGGAGAGGCCTAAGTCAGAAAAGCGCGAAGAAACCGTTTCGATTCAAGAACAAGACCCCGTCTCCTTTCTCCTCCTCGGAGTGGACAAACGGGCGAATGACCCCGGCCGATCGGACACGATGATGGTTGCGACGCTGAACCCTGCAAAGCAAAGCATGATCTTGTTCAACATCCCCCGCGACACGTATGTGGACATCGTCGGCAAGGGGATCAAGGACAAAATTAACCACGCCTACGCTTACGGTGGCGTGGAGATGGCGATTCACACAGTCGAGAACTTCCTCGACATCCCCATCGACTATTACGCCGAAATCAATATGCAAGGGTTTCGGGAAGCGATCGACGCCCTCGGCGGTGTGGCAGTGAATGTTCCGTTTACCTTTGAATTCGGCGGCATTCTGTTTGAAGAAGGTCCTATGTTTATGGACGGCGAAACGGCGATGAAGTACGTGCAAATGCGAAAGCTTGATCCTCGCGGCGACTTTGGTCGCAACGAACGGCAGCAACAAGTGATCAAAGCGATTTTAAAGCAGAGCCTTTCCGTGAAAAACTTCAACAAAGTCGACAATGTGATCGAAACGGTAGGGAACCATTTGAAGACGAGCGTCGCTCCGTCCGACTACATGTCGTTGCAGGAAATTTACCGCAATCTGGACACCAATCAAATTGAAAGTTTTCAAATCGAGGGACAAGGTCAAATGATAGACGGCATTTATTATTACATCGTCGACGATGCGGAAAGGGAACGCGTCAGCCAACGGTTGAAAGAGCACCTCGATCTCCAAAGCGAATACACGCAAACGTAG
- a CDS encoding phospho-sugar mutase: MATSLELYRKWTGFASLDGELKAELEQIRGDEEAIQDRFYKSLEFGTGGMRGIIGAGTNRINVYTVRKATEGLARYLLKQGPHTKAQGVAIAYDCRYKSAEFADEAALVLARNGIKAYVFDGLRPTPELSFAVRELQAAAGIVITASHNPPEYNGYKVYGPDGGQVVPAVADAITAELEQVPDELSIDVMDKREAVERGLYETIGQDIDDAYQRHLKALSLNPDAIREQRDLCIVYTPLHGTGYVPVREGLKNFGFRNVAIVEEQAKPDAAFSTVDSPNPEEHAAFALAMELGKETGADLLMATDPDTDRVGVAVKDETGEYTVLTGNQLGALLLEYILSQRQAQQSLPENGVVLKTIVTSELGRDIASHYGLTTIDTLTGFKFIGEKIKEFHETGEHTFLFGYEESYGYLIGDFARDKDGVQACLMAAEMAAYYKAQGKTLYEQLQHLFKTYGYYREDLVSLTFKGKSGAEKMDAMLDSFRKEAPTDLAGQRVTVAEDYLHRSRKHISSGKETDTGLPKSNVLRYTLADGSWFCIRPSGTEPKVKLYFSVKGISADDAAQKLKALKASVLELTGMAE, translated from the coding sequence GTGGCAACGAGTCTTGAGCTATACCGGAAATGGACAGGCTTTGCCTCTTTGGACGGGGAATTGAAGGCCGAGTTGGAACAGATTCGCGGTGATGAGGAAGCGATTCAAGATCGGTTCTACAAGTCACTGGAATTCGGCACCGGAGGCATGCGCGGTATCATCGGCGCAGGGACCAACCGCATCAATGTGTACACGGTGCGCAAGGCGACGGAAGGGTTGGCCCGCTACCTGTTAAAACAAGGTCCCCATACGAAAGCCCAAGGGGTGGCCATCGCCTACGACTGCCGGTACAAATCGGCTGAATTTGCCGATGAGGCGGCCCTTGTGCTGGCCAGGAACGGGATTAAGGCGTACGTGTTCGACGGTTTGCGTCCGACGCCGGAGCTTTCTTTTGCCGTTCGAGAACTTCAGGCAGCGGCCGGGATTGTCATCACGGCAAGTCACAACCCGCCCGAGTACAACGGGTACAAGGTGTACGGCCCGGACGGTGGGCAAGTGGTGCCGGCTGTGGCTGATGCGATTACAGCAGAATTGGAACAAGTACCGGATGAATTGAGCATAGACGTGATGGATAAACGGGAGGCGGTCGAACGCGGGTTGTATGAAACAATCGGGCAGGACATCGATGACGCTTACCAGCGGCATTTAAAGGCGTTGTCCCTCAATCCCGATGCGATTCGCGAACAACGAGACCTCTGCATCGTGTACACGCCGCTCCACGGGACGGGGTATGTGCCGGTGCGGGAAGGGTTGAAGAACTTCGGCTTTCGCAACGTGGCCATCGTGGAGGAACAGGCGAAACCGGATGCGGCTTTTTCCACAGTGGATTCCCCCAATCCGGAGGAACACGCGGCATTTGCGCTGGCGATGGAGCTGGGAAAAGAGACGGGAGCTGACTTGTTGATGGCGACGGACCCCGACACTGACCGGGTCGGAGTCGCAGTGAAGGACGAAACCGGAGAATACACGGTTTTGACGGGCAATCAGTTGGGAGCCTTACTCTTGGAGTACATCCTCTCCCAGCGACAGGCACAACAGTCGCTGCCTGAAAACGGCGTCGTGCTGAAGACGATTGTCACGTCAGAACTCGGTCGGGACATTGCTTCCCACTACGGTTTGACCACGATTGACACGTTGACGGGATTCAAGTTCATCGGGGAAAAAATAAAAGAATTCCACGAAACGGGTGAACACACTTTTCTTTTCGGTTACGAGGAAAGTTACGGCTATTTGATCGGCGACTTTGCCCGAGACAAAGACGGCGTGCAAGCGTGTCTCATGGCGGCGGAGATGGCGGCTTACTACAAAGCACAGGGCAAGACGCTGTACGAGCAGCTGCAGCACTTGTTTAAAACATACGGATACTATCGGGAAGACCTCGTGTCCCTCACGTTCAAGGGTAAGAGCGGCGCTGAAAAAATGGATGCCATGCTCGATTCCTTCCGCAAAGAGGCGCCGACGGACTTAGCCGGACAACGCGTGACGGTGGCGGAAGATTATTTACACCGTTCCCGCAAACATATCTCGTCGGGGAAAGAGACGGATACGGGCCTTCCGAAGTCAAACGTTTTGCGGTACACGCTGGCAGATGGATCGTGGTTCTGCATTCGACCGTCCGGAACTGAACCGAAGGTGAAATTGTACTTCTCGGTGAAGGGGATATCGGCAGATGATGCAGCGCAAAAGCTCAAAGCGCTTAAGGCAAGCGTTCTGGAGTTGACCGGAATGGCCGAATAA
- the istA gene encoding IS21 family transposase: protein MDWGRVSVDWNGRKKRLYIFTMVLCYSRMLYVEFTEDEKLETLMGCHLRAMQYFNGITRTVLYDNMKTVVTGQDENGGVIWNERFAAFAAHHGFILKRCQPYRARTKGKVENGVKYVKHNFWPRVREFENLHDLNLQIRRWMDTVANVRVHGTTHEVPLERWRKEGLKRFNFVPFETVERHRRKVSADSLVSYQANRYSVPFEWVGQTVSLQDDKNGWIRIYAGGTLIAEHMKASGRHQVVFHLEHIKGLRQHPTRRPAEYQPRLVSSPVPEVSERSLEDYDQFAEEAAILS, encoded by the coding sequence GTGGATTGGGGGCGTGTCAGCGTCGACTGGAACGGCCGAAAAAAACGGTTGTACATCTTTACCATGGTCCTGTGCTACTCGCGGATGCTATACGTCGAATTTACGGAAGACGAGAAACTGGAAACCCTCATGGGCTGTCATCTACGCGCGATGCAGTATTTTAACGGGATCACACGAACGGTTCTGTACGACAACATGAAAACGGTGGTGACCGGTCAGGATGAGAACGGGGGAGTCATTTGGAACGAGCGGTTTGCGGCCTTTGCCGCACATCACGGCTTCATCCTCAAACGCTGTCAACCTTACCGGGCTCGAACGAAAGGGAAAGTGGAGAACGGCGTAAAATACGTCAAACATAACTTCTGGCCGCGCGTACGGGAATTCGAAAACCTTCACGACCTGAATCTACAGATTCGGCGATGGATGGATACCGTGGCAAACGTGCGGGTGCACGGCACGACCCATGAAGTCCCGCTGGAACGTTGGCGCAAAGAGGGACTGAAACGTTTTAACTTCGTGCCGTTTGAAACCGTCGAACGCCATCGCCGCAAAGTGAGCGCCGACAGTTTAGTCTCGTACCAGGCGAATCGTTATTCCGTTCCGTTTGAATGGGTCGGGCAAACCGTGTCTCTTCAAGATGACAAAAACGGCTGGATCCGGATTTACGCAGGTGGGACACTCATCGCGGAGCACATGAAAGCGAGCGGCCGCCATCAAGTCGTCTTCCATCTTGAACATATAAAAGGGCTCCGGCAACATCCCACAAGGCGGCCTGCCGAATACCAACCGCGCCTTGTGTCGTCACCGGTGCCGGAAGTGAGCGAACGATCCCTTGAAGATTACGATCAGTTCGCGGAAGAGGCGGCGATCCTGTCATGA
- a CDS encoding IS256 family transposase, which translates to MAQYQITVDQELLQQLFLGHSKDAGVAKLLESVLNQILQAQVTEQLAAERYERTDSRQGYRNGSYPHQLTTRVGTITLRVPRIRNGQFSTELFARYQRSEQALVLALMEMVVNGVSTRKVTQITEELCGTHFSKSTVSDLCKRLDPIVEAWNYRPLSDRRFPFVLVDALYLKVREDGRVRSRGVMIGIGVNTDGYREVLGIMTGDTESEASWSEFFSWLKQRGLGGVDLITSDDHGGLVRAIRHHFQGVTWQRCQTHLMRNILDATPKALRDEVHRHVRGILDAADIETARMLLNETLKVFEEKAPKAMRILENGFDDATAVLAFPEKYRKRLRTTNSVERLNEEIRRRERVIRIFPNRQSVIRLLGALLMEQDEKWASGRKYLDMEDYFTWRKSHSAKTHSKVTRIM; encoded by the coding sequence ATGGCTCAATACCAGATTACCGTAGATCAAGAACTTTTGCAGCAACTTTTTTTAGGACATTCAAAAGACGCTGGTGTAGCGAAATTACTGGAATCGGTATTAAACCAAATTCTCCAAGCGCAGGTGACCGAACAGCTGGCAGCTGAACGCTATGAACGCACGGATTCCCGTCAAGGCTATCGCAATGGATCCTATCCTCATCAATTAACCACTCGGGTGGGGACCATTACGTTACGTGTTCCACGGATTCGAAACGGTCAGTTCTCCACTGAACTGTTTGCCCGTTACCAACGGAGCGAGCAAGCTTTGGTGTTGGCTTTGATGGAAATGGTCGTGAATGGGGTTTCCACACGTAAAGTGACTCAGATTACCGAAGAGCTTTGCGGCACTCATTTTTCCAAGTCCACCGTTTCAGACCTGTGCAAAAGGCTTGATCCTATTGTGGAGGCTTGGAATTATCGTCCGCTTTCAGACCGCCGGTTCCCGTTTGTGCTGGTGGATGCCTTGTACCTCAAAGTCCGTGAGGATGGCCGGGTACGGTCCAGAGGAGTGATGATAGGAATCGGTGTCAACACAGACGGTTACCGGGAAGTCTTGGGGATCATGACCGGTGACACGGAATCGGAAGCCAGCTGGAGCGAATTTTTCAGTTGGTTAAAACAACGTGGTCTTGGTGGTGTCGATTTGATCACCTCTGATGACCATGGCGGTTTAGTCCGTGCCATTCGTCACCATTTCCAAGGGGTCACCTGGCAACGCTGTCAAACCCATTTGATGCGTAATATTCTGGATGCCACACCAAAAGCGCTGAGAGACGAAGTTCATCGCCATGTCCGTGGCATCCTGGATGCAGCGGATATCGAAACAGCCAGAATGCTTTTGAACGAAACGCTGAAAGTCTTTGAAGAGAAAGCGCCTAAAGCCATGCGTATTTTGGAAAACGGGTTTGATGATGCCACCGCCGTTTTGGCTTTCCCTGAGAAGTACCGTAAGCGACTGCGTACCACCAACAGCGTCGAGCGGTTGAACGAAGAAATCCGCAGACGGGAACGTGTGATTCGCATTTTTCCCAACCGCCAATCGGTGATTCGTCTGTTGGGGGCCTTACTCATGGAACAGGATGAGAAGTGGGCCAGTGGTCGGAAATACCTCGATATGGAAGATTACTTCACCTGGCGCAAAAGCCATTCAGCAAAAACACATAGTAAGGTGACACGCATCATGTAG
- a CDS encoding peptidase: MSIDCDDIHRWMTDHRNEGIALLQRMVQEASTQGNESGVQQIVAEQLERLGFEVDMWEPGGDALLEHPYFASPRRTFSNSPNVVGVLKGTGGGRSIILNGHVDVVPEGDTSQWEHPPYSGEVVGEKMYGRGVTDMKGGNVSLFLALQCLKDLGVTLKGDVILQSVVEEESGGAGTLAAVLRGYKADAALIPEPTNMRIFPKQQGSMWFRLYVAGRSAHGGTRYEGVSAIEKSVKVLQHIRELEKVRNARIRDPLYERTPIPLPINVGVIEGGKWPSSVPDLVRLEGRMGVSPDETMEQAQEEMEHWLKKLHQEDGWFREYPIQIEWFGARWLPGAIDTDHAFMRVLVEQYRHVLGQEPVLEASPWGTDGGLLTQVGDIPTVVFGPGATEVAHYPNEYIVLDNVFQTAEIVAMTLIQWCGLTDND, from the coding sequence ATGTCAATTGATTGTGACGACATTCACCGTTGGATGACAGACCATCGCAACGAGGGCATCGCCCTTTTACAGCGAATGGTACAGGAAGCGAGTACACAAGGAAACGAATCTGGCGTGCAGCAGATAGTCGCGGAACAGTTGGAGCGGCTCGGTTTTGAAGTCGACATGTGGGAACCGGGTGGCGACGCATTGCTGGAGCACCCGTACTTTGCGTCACCGCGACGTACGTTTTCAAATAGCCCCAACGTGGTAGGGGTGTTGAAAGGCACTGGAGGCGGCCGGTCGATCATATTGAACGGACATGTCGATGTCGTTCCCGAAGGGGACACTTCCCAATGGGAGCATCCCCCGTACAGCGGGGAAGTTGTAGGAGAAAAAATGTACGGACGCGGTGTCACCGACATGAAAGGGGGAAACGTGTCCCTCTTCCTGGCGCTCCAGTGCCTCAAGGATTTAGGGGTGACCTTGAAAGGCGATGTGATCTTACAGAGCGTGGTGGAAGAAGAAAGCGGCGGAGCGGGGACGCTGGCTGCTGTGCTCCGCGGGTACAAAGCTGATGCAGCCCTCATCCCAGAACCGACGAACATGCGCATTTTTCCGAAACAGCAGGGGTCCATGTGGTTCCGCCTCTACGTGGCAGGCCGTTCAGCCCACGGCGGGACACGGTACGAAGGGGTCAGCGCCATTGAGAAAAGTGTCAAGGTGCTGCAACACATCCGGGAACTGGAGAAAGTGAGAAATGCCAGAATCCGTGATCCGCTGTACGAGAGGACGCCGATTCCTCTCCCTATTAATGTCGGTGTCATCGAAGGCGGGAAATGGCCGTCTTCCGTCCCCGACCTGGTGAGACTTGAAGGGCGGATGGGCGTTTCTCCCGATGAAACGATGGAGCAAGCCCAAGAGGAGATGGAACACTGGCTAAAGAAACTGCATCAAGAGGACGGGTGGTTTCGGGAGTATCCCATTCAAATCGAGTGGTTCGGCGCCCGGTGGTTGCCAGGGGCGATTGATACAGACCACGCCTTTATGCGTGTATTGGTGGAACAGTATCGGCACGTGTTGGGCCAAGAGCCGGTGCTGGAAGCTTCTCCGTGGGGGACCGATGGCGGATTGTTAACACAAGTGGGCGATATTCCGACGGTCGTGTTTGGCCCCGGCGCGACAGAGGTGGCCCACTATCCGAACGAGTACATCGTGTTGGACAACGTGTTTCAGACAGCTGAAATTGTGGCCATGACGTTAATTCAGTGGTGCGGGCTAACCGATAACGATTAG